Sequence from the Fusobacterium sp. DD2 genome:
CTTTGCTTTTTCTGTCTCTGGAAGAAGTATCTTAGAGATAGCTATACTTCCTAATGGTACAAGTGAAGAAGCAATTAAAAGATATTCCATAGGGATACCTAATGCTACATATCCTCCGATAATTGTAGCTGACATACTTCCCATTCCTGATACAAGAACTACCATAATCTCACTTTGAGTCATGTTTCCTAAATATTTACTTACAAGGATAGGGCTTTCAGTTTGTCCTAAAAACATATTTGCTACTGCAACGAAGCTTTCCACCTGACTTGTTCCTAAGAACTTTCCAACAACTTTTCCAATCACTTTAACAATAAATCCTAAGATTCCTAAATAAAATAGTGCTGCAACAAATGCTGATAAAAATACTATATTACCTAAAACTACTACCATAAATATAAAGCCAGTAGCTTGTCCTGGGTCAGCAAGACTTCCAAATACAAAAGAAAGTCCATTTATTCCATAATTTAATATCTCTGTAACTACATCTGATATCTTTGATACAACTATTCTTCCATATGGGAATTTTACAAGAAGTATCGCTATAATAAACTGTGCTATCATTGCCTTTATTACAATATTTATCTTTACATCCTTCTTCTTTGATGAAATAAGATACATAAGACCTAATAATAAAACTATCCCCACTAGAGTTATAATACCTTTCATTGTTCCTCCATCTTTTTATTAATCTAATTATAAAATACCTTTTGCTTTATCTTCTTTAATAAGGTTACGTATAGCTTGAATAGTTGTTATTATTGCTGCTTCAGTATCATGAACTACTGGATTTTCAAGTCCAAGTTTTTCTCTTTCCTGATTAGCTACAACTAAGAATGATGATCCTACACGTACATTTAAATAACTTCCAACTATAAATAATGCAGCTGATTCCATTTCAGATGCTTTACATCCTAAACGTATCCATGCATTCCATTTGTTCATTAATTCATAACTTACTGGTTTTGTTTCTGGTTCATGTTGTCCATAGAAAGAGTCTTTACATTCAACTACTCCAACATGATATTTTTTACCAAGTTCTTTTGCTGCACCTACTAATGCATTTGCTATGTCTAAATCTGCAACTGCTGGATATTCTATTGGTGCATATTCCTTACTTGTTCCTTCCATACGGATAGCTCCAGTAGCGATTACAAGATCTCCCCCCATAATCTCTTTTTGCATTCCTCCACATGTTCCAACACGTAAGAAAGTGTCTGCTCCAGCTTTTACAAGCTCTTCTAATGCTATTGCTGCTGATGGTCCTCCGATTCCTGTAGAAGTTACACTTACTTTAACTCCATCAAGGTATCCTGTATAAGTTACATACTCTCTGTGATCTGCTACAAGTTTTGCATCATCAAAATATTTTGCAATTTTTGCACAACGTTTTGGATCTCCTGGAAGTATTACATACTTACCAACATCTCCTTTTCTTAAGTTAATATGATATTGTAAACCTTCTTCAGCGTATTTCATATTTTTACCTCCTGAGTTTTTAAAACAACTTGTCTAAAATGTTGTATAAATTCTGATTAAAATATACCATAACTATATCAAAGTGTCAATGATTTAATAATATATTTATTAAAATATATATGTATAAAAAGATGTCTAATTGTATTAAAAAATCATTTTATGCCCACTAAAGCAACTTAGTCTCGTATTTATATCTACTATATTTTTCCTATTATTCCTTTTTTATATAATACTAGGTGATTAAAATAAACACATCTAATCCTTTATTTATTTATAAAAAGATGTTACAATAAAATAGACAACAAACTATATATAATATAGTAATAAAAACAGGGAGGAATTTACATGAAAAAATTATCATTATTATTTGGAATGCTTATGCTACTTCCACAACTTTCACTTGCTAATGATATAGGTATTGGTTATGGAGTGACATCCCCAATATATCACAGTAACAAAAATAACTATGTTCTCCCTCTTGTAAATTTCAAATATGATGACTTTTTTATTAAAGGGGACAATGCCTATGGTATTGAGTTAGGATACAATTTACTTGAAAGAGATAACTACGTACTTTCTCTATATGGTGTTCCTTTTGGCGGATATAATGTAAAAAGTAAAGATATGAAATCTGGATACAAGAGTATAGACGATAGACATACTAAAGTAATGGGAGGAGTAGAATTTACTTACTACCCAGGTTTTTATGATGTAGTAACATCTGTTTCAGCTGAGTATGGTGAAAAAGGAGGAAACTTTAACTTAAGAGTAAGCAAGCCTTACTTTATCACTCCTAATTTTACTGTAATCCCAACTGTAACATATACTTACTATGATTCAGACTTTATTGACTATTATTTTGGTGTAGAACCACACGAACTTAATAGACAACACATAAAAGAAACTTATGATGGTAAAGGAGCCTATAGATATGGTATAGGTCTTTTAGGTAACTATAAACTAACTAATAGCCTTTCTATCACTGGATTTACTGGTGTTACAAAACTTTCTGACGAGATTTCAGACTCACCTATTGCAGATAAAGATGTCATCTTTATGCTAGGTAGTGGAATCATCTATACATTCTAATCTATTTAAATAAAAAGGTGACTTCTTATGGGTCACCTTCTTTGATTTTAAATTTCCAATTTTTGCATTCTTTTTTGTATAAAAAAGCTATATATATATGAACATAATATGATATAATATGATAGAGACTCTTTGGGGGAGGTTGAATGTATTGACTGGAAAGCTTTTTATAGATGAAATATTTACTCAAATGGATTCAAACAAAATTACAACTAAAGAAGAAAATTTGAGATTTGATCTTTTAAATGATCCTGGAAACATTAAGAAAATGGAAGAACTTGCCATTCTCATGTACCATAAAGGTGATTACGATGGTGCTATTGCACTTTATCATAAAATCCTGCAGATAGTGGATGTTTCTAATCAGTATTCTTTTTTAGGATATCTTTATTTTGAAAAAGAGGAGTACGAAAAAGCTATTAGTTTTTTCGAAAAATCTCTTGACTTGAATCCTAATAATGCTTTTGTATATTTCCTTTTAGGAAACGCTTATTCAAGAGTTGGTAAAGTTATCCAGGCTGTTAACAACTATGACATTGCTATTTTCTTGGATTTAGACATATACAAAGCACATCTTGATTTTGCAAAAAAATATGAGGCTATGGGGCTTTTAGACAGAGCAATAAAAGAATACACAATTGCATATGAGATTGACCCTAGAAATAAAAAAATTAAAACTAAAATAGAAAATTTAAAAGATAGATTGAAACAGTAGTTTCAATGAGTTTAAAAGGAGACAAATAATGGGAAGCACAGCTTTGATAATAGTACTGATTTTATTTATTTTTCTTACGCTTAACATGGGAATAAATAGATCTATTTCAACTTTGCCATTTCTTTTTGTATTATTTCTTGTGATACTTTTTGTGGGATACTTCTTTTTCCCAATACTATTCATTTTATTAGTATGGTATCTAATAAACAGAAATCGACCTAGACCAAACAGACGTACATATTACTATAAATGGGATAATAGTGGAGCTCAGGATTTTGAAGAGTTCTTTAGAAGAGCCAGTGGTAACTACAGCGGTGGATATCAGCAAGGTGGAGGTTACTATAATGGAACAAACAACAATCCTTTTGGATATACTGAAGATTTAACAAAATACTACGAGATTTTGGGTGTATCAAAGGGAGCTACAAAAGATGAAATAAAGAAAGCTTACAGGGATCTTGTTAAACAACACCACCCTGATAAGTTTGCAAATAATCCAAGAGAAAAAGAGTATCATGAAAATAAATTAAAAGAAATAAATGAGGCATATGAAAAATTAGTAAAAGAATAATCTTATTCTTGAATTAATTATACAAATATGATATAATCTGCTTCGTGCATGACACAGTGTGAACTCACATTGTAATTGTGTGAAGTGTAGTTTAAAGGAGAGCTTTTATGAAGTTAAAAACATTAATTTTAGCAGCTGGGAAAGGCACAAGAATGAAATCAAACATTCCAAAAATAATACACAAAGTTAATGGAAGACCTATGATTTCTCAAATATTAAGTGTTCTTAATAAAATTGATTCTGAGGAAAATATACTTATTTTAGGATATAAGAAAGAAGAAGTTTTAAAAGTACTTGGAGAAGATACAAGTTATGTACTTCAAAATGAACAATTAGGAACTGGGCATGCAGTTATGCAGGCTAAAGAAAAACTTAAAGACTATGATGGAGATGTAATGGTTCTATATGGTGATACACCACTACTTAGAGCTGAAACATTAAAATCACTTTATGAATTTCACAAATCTTCTGGTGCAGTGACAACACTTCTTACTGCAATATATGATAATCCTTTCGGATATGGAAGAATCATTAAAGAAAATGGTTTAGTGAAAGCTATTATTGAAGAGAAAGAAGCTTCAGATGAAGTTAAGAAAATAAAAGAAGTTAATGCAGGAGTTTACTGTTTTAACGCAAAAGAGTTATTTAAAGCTCTAGATAAAATTGATAATAACAATGAAAAAGGTGAATACTATCTTACTGATGTAATTGGTATTCAAGTTAAAGAGAATAAAAAAGTTCAAAGTTTTATTCTTGAAGACAGCGTGGAAGTACTTGGAGTTAACTCTAAAGTAGAACTTGCACAAGCTGGAAAAGTGCTAAGAGATAGAAAAAATCTTTCTCTAATGGAAGATGGAGTCATTATAATTGATCCTGACAATACATATATTGAAGAAAATGTAAAAATTGGAAAAGACACTGTCATCTATCCTGGAGTTATGATTCAAGGAAATACAGAAATTGGAGAAAATTGCGAACTTATCGGTGCAACAAGAATTATTGATAGCATATTAAAAGATAACATAAGAATAGAAAGTTCAGTAATTGAAGAAAGTATACTTGAAAATGGCGTTACTATGGGACCATTTGCGCACTTAAGACCAAAGGCACACTTAAAAGAAAAAGTACACATTGGAAACTTTGTGGAAGTTAAAAAATCAACTCTTGAAAAAGGAGTAAAAGCTGGACATCTTACTTACTTGGGAGATGCACAGGTTGGAGAAAATACCAATATTGGTGCAGGAACTATAACTTGCAACTATGATGGTGTAAACAAGTTTAAAACTATAATAGGGAAAGAGGCATTTATTGGAAGCGATTCTATGTTAGTTGCTCCAGTTACAATTGGTGAAAAAGCACTTGTTGGAGCTGGATCAGTAATTACCAAAGACGTTCCTGATAAATCATTAGCTGTATCAAGAAGTAAGCAAATTATTAAAAGTGACTGGAGGAAATAAAAAAATGATTAATTCTGAAAATGTAAAAATTTTCGCTGGAACTTCGAACAGAGATTTAGCTATAAAAATAGCTGAGAAGTATGGACTACCTTTAGGAAAAGCTGAAGTAGTAAGATTTAAAGATGGTGAAGTATTTGTTAAGATTGATGAAACAGTAAGAGGAAGAGATGTATTCGTAGTACAATCAACTTCAGAACCTGTTAATGAAAACTTAATGGAACTTTTAATTT
This genomic interval carries:
- a CDS encoding nucleoside transporter C-terminal domain-containing protein, whose product is MKGIITLVGIVLLLGLMYLISSKKKDVKINIVIKAMIAQFIIAILLVKFPYGRIVVSKISDVVTEILNYGINGLSFVFGSLADPGQATGFIFMVVVLGNIVFLSAFVAALFYLGILGFIVKVIGKVVGKFLGTSQVESFVAVANMFLGQTESPILVSKYLGNMTQSEIMVVLVSGMGSMSATIIGGYVALGIPMEYLLIASSLVPLGSIAISKILLPETEKAKIVENVSMDRKGHHENIISAISEGAVSGMNTAIAIAASLIAFISLIALVNGILGIFGLSLEKIFSYVFSPLGFFMGLDGNNIFLAGELLGYKLVLNEFIAFQKLGQLIQALDYRTGLIISIALAGFANFSSMGICISGISVLCPDKRRVLARLAFKAMIGGFAVSVLSAMIVAFITSF
- the udp gene encoding uridine phosphorylase, which translates into the protein MKYAEEGLQYHINLRKGDVGKYVILPGDPKRCAKIAKYFDDAKLVADHREYVTYTGYLDGVKVSVTSTGIGGPSAAIALEELVKAGADTFLRVGTCGGMQKEIMGGDLVIATGAIRMEGTSKEYAPIEYPAVADLDIANALVGAAKELGKKYHVGVVECKDSFYGQHEPETKPVSYELMNKWNAWIRLGCKASEMESAALFIVGSYLNVRVGSSFLVVANQEREKLGLENPVVHDTEAAIITTIQAIRNLIKEDKAKGIL
- a CDS encoding MipA/OmpV family protein, producing MKKLSLLFGMLMLLPQLSLANDIGIGYGVTSPIYHSNKNNYVLPLVNFKYDDFFIKGDNAYGIELGYNLLERDNYVLSLYGVPFGGYNVKSKDMKSGYKSIDDRHTKVMGGVEFTYYPGFYDVVTSVSAEYGEKGGNFNLRVSKPYFITPNFTVIPTVTYTYYDSDFIDYYFGVEPHELNRQHIKETYDGKGAYRYGIGLLGNYKLTNSLSITGFTGVTKLSDEISDSPIADKDVIFMLGSGIIYTF
- a CDS encoding tetratricopeptide repeat protein, producing the protein MTGKLFIDEIFTQMDSNKITTKEENLRFDLLNDPGNIKKMEELAILMYHKGDYDGAIALYHKILQIVDVSNQYSFLGYLYFEKEEYEKAISFFEKSLDLNPNNAFVYFLLGNAYSRVGKVIQAVNNYDIAIFLDLDIYKAHLDFAKKYEAMGLLDRAIKEYTIAYEIDPRNKKIKTKIENLKDRLKQ
- a CDS encoding DnaJ domain-containing protein; the encoded protein is MGSTALIIVLILFIFLTLNMGINRSISTLPFLFVLFLVILFVGYFFFPILFILLVWYLINRNRPRPNRRTYYYKWDNSGAQDFEEFFRRASGNYSGGYQQGGGYYNGTNNNPFGYTEDLTKYYEILGVSKGATKDEIKKAYRDLVKQHHPDKFANNPREKEYHENKLKEINEAYEKLVKE
- the glmU gene encoding bifunctional UDP-N-acetylglucosamine diphosphorylase/glucosamine-1-phosphate N-acetyltransferase GlmU; the encoded protein is MKLKTLILAAGKGTRMKSNIPKIIHKVNGRPMISQILSVLNKIDSEENILILGYKKEEVLKVLGEDTSYVLQNEQLGTGHAVMQAKEKLKDYDGDVMVLYGDTPLLRAETLKSLYEFHKSSGAVTTLLTAIYDNPFGYGRIIKENGLVKAIIEEKEASDEVKKIKEVNAGVYCFNAKELFKALDKIDNNNEKGEYYLTDVIGIQVKENKKVQSFILEDSVEVLGVNSKVELAQAGKVLRDRKNLSLMEDGVIIIDPDNTYIEENVKIGKDTVIYPGVMIQGNTEIGENCELIGATRIIDSILKDNIRIESSVIEESILENGVTMGPFAHLRPKAHLKEKVHIGNFVEVKKSTLEKGVKAGHLTYLGDAQVGENTNIGAGTITCNYDGVNKFKTIIGKEAFIGSDSMLVAPVTIGEKALVGAGSVITKDVPDKSLAVSRSKQIIKSDWRK